A window from Esox lucius isolate fEsoLuc1 chromosome 16, fEsoLuc1.pri, whole genome shotgun sequence encodes these proteins:
- the irs2b gene encoding insulin receptor substrate 2: protein MASPPNSGGGHLLSNANINHNKIKKCGYLKKQKHGHKRFFVLKEPTEGFPARLEYYESEKKWKNKSAAKRVIPLDCCLNINKRADAKHKHLIALYTKDEYFAVAAENEQEQENWFRVLTDLMSEGKVYSDGSASNSASSLVGFDEANYGMITPVTAAYKEVWQVNLKSKGLGQCRNMTGVYRLCLSSRTISFVKLNSDVASVILQLMNIRRCGHSESFFFIEVGRSAATGPGELWMQADDSVVAQNIHETILEAMKAMKELSEFRPRSKSQSSGTNPISVPTRRHHNNLPPSQTGLQRRSRTDSMATTSPVSKFTHSSCRIRTASEGDGTMARPMSVNGSPLSPGIHRTLLGRSNTVTARPCWMFESSLHHSKSMSMPLSHSPPTATPSPVSLSSCSESSVPRPSSSASVSGSPSDGGFTSCEEYGSSPAVLQLTLRSNTPESLSADTPPSRDGSGDLHGYMVMERQSQSAYRRLPELDKGFRKRTYSLTTPRRSMAPPQVSSASLDEYTLMRATYTGGSQLGQSSHNASPQTTYPEDYGDVRIGSSGPLGDSGYMPMTPGVAPPTWGVKGDAYMPMSPMCVSAPKQIVNPRSPLCPTGPGPNTDSPDNVSLEENGYMKMFCGAKMSVDSADGKLSNGEYLNMSPVDPLVTLSPPDYILSEPHLRQPYSISSLPRVLKALPQRNGVTDAGQYVVMTLQRQRIEEESNHCPAPAVSVTTPPGPAPSPLRPGRAAQEGGAVHVGRVCRPTRLALDSLRTLPFTSEHPLPAEPRSPGEYINIDFGRATRYPPAAAAAERSGGPSPRPLSDYVNIDVSPHCAERGDSSSAPELNPVLPACLGEEERGRGKEEDREGRETEEEKIVAEYPLQKSSACPVGAVKDDYTEMTFSPTNPPAPLPAALCPSSASTAMPTGPSACIQRLSLGTESVVGVPLVPVESFFVGAPSLSVPPVDPDRGAKVIRADPQGRRRHSSETFSSTTTVTPVCPSFAHDANKRHSSASVENVSRPLRSSDGPDEEYGSGSSPMCRQTSAGYQNGLNYIALNLMEGSLASCAGLGGSEGLLRFKAACGCKGGMNGFNASPYTNMGYSETATAVKD, encoded by the coding sequence ATGGCAAGTCCGCCAAATTCTGGAGGAGGACACTTGTTATCCAACGCGAACATTAATCACAACAAGATTAAGAAATGTGGATACCTCAAGAAGCAGAAGCACGGACACAAGCGCTTTTTCGTTTTGAAGGAGCCGACCGAGGGCTTCCCCGCCCGGCTGGAGTACTACGAGAGTGAgaagaaatggaaaaacaagtcGGCTGCAAAGAGGGTTATTCCTCTGGATTGCTGTCTCAATATCAATAAGAGAGCAGACGccaaacacaaacaccttaTTGCCCTCTATACCAAGGACGAGTATTTTGCCGTCGCGGCAGAGAATGAGCAGGAGCAAGAGAATTGGTTCCGTGTCTTAACGGATTTAATGAGCGAGGGGAAAGTGTACTCAGACGGCTCCGCATCTAATTCCGCGTCGTCGCTGGTGGGTTTTGATGAGGCAAACTACGGGATGATTACGCCGGTAACGGCTGCATATAAAGAGGTTTGGCAAGTAAACCTAAAATCAAAAGGGCTGGGACAGTGTCGGAATATGACCGGGGTGTACAGGCTTTGCTTATCCAGCCGGACTATCAGCTTCGTGAAGCTCAATTCGGATGTCGCGTCAGTCATCTTACAGCTGATGAACATTAGGAGATGCGGTCACTCAGAGAGCTTTTTCTTCATCGAGGTCGGTCGGTCGGCAGCCACGGGACCCGGTGAGCTGTGGATGCAGGCTGACGACTCAGTGGTGGCGCAAAACATCCACGAGACTATACTGGAGGCGATGAAAGCCATGAAGGAGCTGTCAGAGTTCCGGCCGCGCAGCAAGAGCCAGTCGTCCGGCACAAACCCCATCTCCGTGCCCACGCGGAGGCACCACAACAACCTTCCCCCGAGCCAGACCGGGCTCCAGCGGCGCTCTCGAACCGACAGCATGGCCACGACCTCCCCTGTGAGCAAATTCACCCACAGCTCCTGCCGGATACGCACTGCCAGTGAGGGTGACGGCACCATGGCACGTCCCATGTCAGTGAACGGGAGTCCCCTTAGCCCCGGCATTCACCGGACTCTTTTGGGGAGGTCAAACACGGTAACAGCCCGGCCCTGCTGGATGTTTGAATCCTCCCTCCACCACAGTAAGTCCATGTCCATGCCCCTTTCCCACTCCCCGCCCACAGCCACACCCAGTCCAGTCAGCCTGTCCTCCTGCTCGGAAAGCAGCGTTCCCCGCCCCTCCAGCAGTGCCTCTGTGTCCGGCTCCCCCAGCGATGGGGGCTTCACCTCCTGCGAGGAGTACGGCTCCAGCCCTGCGGTCCTGCAGCTCACCCTCCGCAGCAACACCCCAGAGTCACTGAGTGCAGACACACCCCCCTCCCGGGATGGCAGCGGTGACCTGCACGGTTACATGGTGATGGAGAGGCAGAGCCAGAGTGCCTACCGACGCCTGCCGGAGCTGGACAAGGGTTTCCGGAAACGCACATACTCCCTCACCACGCCGCGCAGGTCCATGGCGCCACCCCAGGTTTCCTCCGCCTCCTTGGACGAGTACACGCTGATGAGGGCCACCTACACCGGTGGCAGCCAATTAGGTCAGAGCTCCCACAACGCCTCCCCCCAGACGACCTATCCGGAGGACTATGGTGACGTCCGGATCGGCTCCAGCGGTCCCCTAGGTGACAGCGGCTACATGCCCATGACGCCTGGCGTGGCCCCTCCGACGTGGGGGGTCAAAGGTGACGCCTACATGCCCATGAGTCCCATGTGTGTGTCCGCCCCCAAGCAGATCGTCAACCCCCGCTCTCCGCTCTGTCCGACCGGGCCCGGCCCCAACACAGACTCCCCTGACAACGTGTCCCTGGAGGAAAACGGCTACATGAAGATGTTCTGCGGGGCGAAGATGTCCGTGGACAGCGCCGACGGGAAGCTCAGCAACGGGGAATACCTCAACATGTCCCCGGTCGACCCCCTGGTGACCCTCAGCCCGCCGGACTACATCCTGTCAGAGCCGCACCTTAGACAGCCTTACTCCATCAGTTCTCTGCCCCGCGTCCTCAAAGCCCTGCCCCAGAGGAACGGTGTGACGGACGCCGGGCAGTACGTGGTGATGACCCTTCAGAGACAGAGGATCGAGGAGGAGTCAAACCACTGTCCCGCCCCGGCCGTCTCCGTGACCACGCCGCCTGGACCCGCCCCCTCGCCCCTCAGACCCGGCCGGGCGGCCCAGGAGGGCGGTGCGGTCCACGTCGGGCGCGTGTGTCGGCCTACCCGGCTGGCACTAGACTCTCTGAGGACGCTGCCCTTCACAAGCGAACACCCTCTGCCCGCGGAGCCCAGGAGTCCCGGGGAGTACATCAACATCGACTTTGGCCGAGCGACGCGTTACCCGCCCGCCGCCGCAGCCGCCGAGAGGTCCGGCGGGCCGAGCCCCCGCCCACTCTCTGATTACGTCAACATCGACGTCAGCCCGCACTGTGCCGAGCGCGGGGATTCCTCCTCAGCCCCAGAGCTGAATCCCGTGCTCCCTGCATGTCtcggagaggaggagagggggagagggaaggaggaggacagagaggggagggagacagaggaggagaagattGTAGCGGAATATCCTCTTCAGAAGAGTTCTGCGTGCCCAGTTGGCGCTGTGAAAGACGACTACACTGAGATGACCTTCAGTCCTACCAACCCCCCTGCCCCCCTTCCAGCCGCCCTGTGCCCCTCCAGTGCCTCCACAGCCATGCCCACCGGCCCTTCGGCCTGCATCCAGAGACTCTCACTGGGGACAGAAAGTGTTGTGGGGGTGCCTCTCGTCCCAGTCGAGTCCTTTTTCGTGGGGGCTCCCTCCCTCTCCGTCCCTCCCGTCGACCCAGACAGGGGGGCCAAGGTGATCCGGGCCGACCCCCAGGGGCGCAGGCGCCACAGCTCTGAGACCTTCTCGTCCACCACCACGGTCACCCCTGTGTGTCCGTCGTTTGCCCACGATGCCAACAAGCGGCACAGCTCGGCGTCGGTCGAGAACGTGTCGCGGCCGCTCCGGAGCTCGGATGGTCCGGACGAGGAGTACGGGAGCGGCAGTAGCCCCATGTGCCGGCAGACGTCGGCAGGCTACCAGAACGGACTCAACTACATTGCCTTAAACCTGATGGAGGGGAGCCTGGCGAGCTGCGCTGGTCTGGGGGGCAGCGAGGGACTGCTGAGGTTCAAGGCAGCCTGTGGGTGCAAAGGAGGAATGAATGGTTTCAACGCCAGCCCCTATACCAACATGGGCTACAGCGAGACGGCAACAGCAGTGAAAG